Within the Mycobacterium gordonae genome, the region CCTCGCGCAGCTGGCCGACACGCCGGTGGGTGGGGTGATGCTGGCGATGGTCGAATCGGTCGACCACGTCACCGAGACCGCCAAGCGGCTGCCGAATGTTCCCGTCGTGGCGCTGGTGGAAACGGCTCGCGGACTGGAGCGCATCACCGAGATCGCCGCGGCCAAAGGCACCTTCCGGCTCGCCTTCGGCATCGGCGACTTTCGTCGGGACACCGGCTTCGGCGAAGAACCGGCCACGCTGGCCTACGCGCGGTCCCGGTTCACCATCGCGGCCAAGGCGGCGGGCCTGCCCAGCGCGATCGACGGGCCCACCATCGGCTCCAACCCGCTGAAGTTGATCGAGGCGACCGCGGTGTCCGTCGAGTTCGGCATGACCGGCAAGATCTGCCTGTCGCCGGACCAGTGCGCCGTGGTCAACGAGGGCCTGTCCCCGTCTCAGGACGAAATCGGCTGGGCGAAAGAGTTTTTCGCTGAATTTGAGCGGGACGGTGGCGAGATCCGCAACGGCTCGGACCTGCCCCGCATCGCGCGCGCCACCAAGATCCTCGACCTGGCCCGGTCCTACGGCATCGTGCCATCGGAGTTCGAGGACGAGCAGGTGCATTCGCCGGCTCCCTCGGACACCTACCACTACTGATCGGTGGAGATCGTGGCCGCGGCTCGTGCCGAACGAACCGAACGGCGCTACGCTCGCCGTCGGGCCGCCGGGGCGGGGTCGGGAAGTCGCGCGGCTGTCTCGTCCAAGCTCTTCGAGAGCCGCTCACTCACGTGAGACCATCGTGGGATGCAGCTGGGATTGCATGCGCTGGGAATCGGGTCCGGCGCTGACCGTGCGGTGATCGACGCCGTCGCCGCCGCGGCGGATGCCTACGGATTCGCCACGTTGTGGGCGGGCGAACACGTGGTGATGGTGGACCATTCCGCGTCGCGCTATCCGTATGCCGACAGCGGTGTCATTGCGGTTCCGGCGGAGGCGGATTGGCTGGACCCGGTGATTACGCTGAGCTTTGCCGCTGCCGCGTCGTCGCGGATCCGGCTGGCGACCGGCGTGCTGCTGTTGCCCGAACACAACCCGGTGATCGTGGCTAAGCAGGCGGCCAGTCTGGACCGGCTCAGCGGTGGCCGTCTGACCCTGGGCGTCGGCGTCGGGTGGTCGCGGGAGGAGTTCGAGGCGCTCGGCGTGCCCTTCGAGCGGCGTGCGGCGCGCACCGCCGAATACGTCGCTGCGATGCGCACGCTGTGGCGCGAGGACGTCGCGTCGTTCGACGGCCAGTTCGTCGCCTTCGATTCGATCCGGGTAAATCCCAAACCGGTTGCCGGGCAGCACCTCCCAGTGGTGG harbors:
- a CDS encoding HpcH/HpaI aldolase/citrate lyase family protein yields the protein MYDQANHDATDPADVGSRIDPVLARSWLLVNGTHADRFEAASHSRADIVVFDIEDAVAPKDKVSARDNVVRWLGADNNDWVRVNGFGTPWWADDLAQLADTPVGGVMLAMVESVDHVTETAKRLPNVPVVALVETARGLERITEIAAAKGTFRLAFGIGDFRRDTGFGEEPATLAYARSRFTIAAKAAGLPSAIDGPTIGSNPLKLIEATAVSVEFGMTGKICLSPDQCAVVNEGLSPSQDEIGWAKEFFAEFERDGGEIRNGSDLPRIARATKILDLARSYGIVPSEFEDEQVHSPAPSDTYHY
- a CDS encoding LLM class F420-dependent oxidoreductase translates to MQLGLHALGIGSGADRAVIDAVAAAADAYGFATLWAGEHVVMVDHSASRYPYADSGVIAVPAEADWLDPVITLSFAAAASSRIRLATGVLLLPEHNPVIVAKQAASLDRLSGGRLTLGVGVGWSREEFEALGVPFERRAARTAEYVAAMRTLWREDVASFDGQFVAFDSIRVNPKPVAGQHLPVVVGGNSDAALKRVAAWGDGWYGFNLDGVDEVRDRIGRLDKLCAESGRDRAGLRLAVALAAPRVDDVGALAELGVDELVLVEAPPDSVDAVPGWISAFADEWKSAL